One Brassica napus cultivar Da-Ae chromosome A1, Da-Ae, whole genome shotgun sequence genomic region harbors:
- the LOC106355782 gene encoding uncharacterized protein LOC106355782, with translation MLRSGKRLVTNTKNNTKIGNSANADETGKRNSQPILLDDPDPKPSRENRKSTAEKNKEKTIDLEVEDDLEIKAEIDRRYGIHVDRPVKPVVDQHSYNPIDRRSTQPEPTIERFYRTLPPFPPKTQTKKSLENVICKNALDRITLEMSLSDAKKVAPLIKKYRKDMTSPNYPTAEQSVMMVSEDVSTMIRGEIPTKRPDPGSFVLDCNIRNTRFPRSLCDLGSSVNLMPYSVAVTLGYNEFMLTLITLVLADRSIRVPEGILDDFSLKINDCFVPTDFVVLKYRQEPKDPLILGWPFLATAGAIIDVKEGRINLNIGDISMTFDMEKLIKRPLIDDQTFYVEEVSELDKESFIDMCSDDPL, from the coding sequence ATGTTGCGTAGTGGAAAACGTCTCGTGACAAACACGAAGAACAACACCAAAATTGGCAATTCTGCCAATGCTGATGAAACAGGCAAGAGAAATTCTCAGCCTATACTTCTTGATGACCCTGACCCAAAACCTTCTCGCGAAAACAGAAAGTCTACCGctgaaaaaaataaggaaaagaCTATAGACTTAGAAGTAGAAGATGATTTGGAAATTAAGGccgaaatcgatcgacggtatgGTATCCACGTCGATCGACCGGTGAAGCCTGTCGTTGATCAACATTCATATAaccctatcgatcgacgttctaCTCAACCCGAACCAACGATTGAAAGATTCTATAGAACCCTACCCCCTTTTCCTCCAAAAACGCAGACTAAGAAATCATTAGAAAATGTGATATGCAAGAACGCATTGGATAGAATTACTCTGGAGATGTCCCTTAGTGATGCTAAAAAAGTAGCACCTTTGATAAAGAAGTATAGGAAGGATATGACATCTCCAAATTATCCAACTGCGGAACAAAGCGTGATGATGGTGTCAGAGGATGTAAGTACCATGATTCGAGGAGAAATTCCAACTAAGAGGCCTGATCCTGGTAGTTTCGTCCTAGATTGCAATATACGGAACACACGTTTTCCTCGATCACTATGTGATCTTGGCTCTAGCGTAAATCTTATGCCTTACTCCGTCGCAGTAACCTTGGGATATAACGAGTTTATGTTAACTCTGATAACCTTGGTTCTAGCTGATCGGTCTATCAGGGTACCTGAAGGGATTCTCGATGACTTTTccttaaaaattaatgattgctTCGTGCCTACGGATTTTGTTGTGTTAAAATACAGACAGGAACCAAAAGACCCCCTCATTTTGGGTTGGCCATTCCTAGCTACAGCTGGAGCGATCATTGATGTGAAAGAAGGACGCATAAATTTGAACATCGGGGACATCTCGATGACCTTTGATATGGAAAAGCTAATCAAGCGACCCTTGATAGATGACCAAACCTTCTATGTGGAAGAAGTCTCTGAGTTGGATAAGGAATCTTTCATAGACATGTGCTCAGACGACCCCTTATAA